From the genome of Papilio machaon chromosome 9, ilPapMach1.1, whole genome shotgun sequence, one region includes:
- the LOC106717574 gene encoding peroxidase, translated as MIQLSTFLLYKLLFICTVSGGYISSINNDISSFIQSSNIFDFLFSGTNTNIPSFNTHEKVSENQFRNLTQRENTCPIGPRYCSNSRYRSIDGSCNNLQNPTWGMAQTPYGRLTKYNYADGISAMPISLTGGQLPNPREISVRLFPDKQLIDPVWNLNAQQWGQVLTHDMSLTADVAQSHKDLLTCCDDDGQLTIDAALNPSCAPIIVPPNDVIHAAQGTQCFNFVRTGTTRDRGCTPPHSPAQQISTVSSYMDLSMVYGANDVQADELRSYIGGRLRTVLRGGRLWPPQDSNVTLTCESALSPNEPCYLTGDLRVNQNPQLAILQIILLREHNRIADVLSRLNPIWDDETVYQEARRIHIAEIQHINYYEYLPIFLGYENMVKNKLIYPGATSYINDYDPLVNPTILDEHATAAFRHFHTLIRGYLQMISENRKLVGAVRLSDWFNRPILIEAKDVFDDLTRGLTAQPQEYSDQFWDSEITQYFFRRNKTYGEDLRAADIQRGRDHGLGNYISARAACNLPVPNTFEDMLDFISRENVEILRDLYETPDDVELVVAGSLERNIPNLQTGPTFLCILTEQFYRTRVGDRYFYENGKDPETAFTPSQLESIRRGSSMARLLCDNADNIQSMQPRAFQQISNSNNLVPCADLPTIDLSLWQETHASSHHFSTLW; from the exons ATGATACAGTTATCGACCTTCCTGctgtataaattattgtttatttgtactGTCAGCGGAGGATATATTAGCTCAATAAACAATGACATCTCATCGTTTATCCAGAGCAgtaacatttttgattttctGTTTTCTGGAACCAATACTAATATTCCATCATTTAATACACATGAAAAGGTATCCGAAAATCAATTTAG GAATCTGACACAACGAGAGAATACTTGTCCTATTGGTCCTCGATATTGTTCCAATTCTCGATACAGATCCATTGACGGATCTTGTAACAATTTACAAAACCCGACTTGGGGCATGGCGCAGACACCTTACGGCCGCTTAACGAAGTATAACTACGCTGATg GTATCAGCGCGATGCCAATTTCCTTGACTGGCGGACAATTACCCAATCCCCGGGAAATTAGCGTAAGGCTTTTTCCAGACAAACAATTAATTGATCCAGTTTGGAATTTAAATGCTCAGCAGTGGGGACAGGTTTTAACACATGACATGTCCTTAACCGCCGACGTAGCACAATCAC ATAAGGATTTACTAACATGTTGCGATGACGATGGTCAATTGACCATTGACGCTGCGTTAAATCCCTCTTGTGCTCCAATCATTGTCCCTCCCAATGATGTCATCCACGCAGCTCAAGGCACGCAATGCTTTAACTTCGTGAGGACAGGCACCACGAGAGACAGAGGTTGCACTCCCCCACATTCCCCAGCTCAACAG ATATCTACTGTATCTTCATACATGGATTTATCAATGGTATACGGCGCGAATGATGTACAAGCGGATGAGCTACGGTCTTACATCGGTGGACGACTTAGAACAGTACTGAGAGGGGGTCGGCTATGGCCTCCGCAGGACTCTAACGTTACATTGACTTGTGAATCTGCACTATCACCTAACGAACCCTGTTACTTAACAG GGGATTTAAGAGTGAATCAAAACCCTCAGCTGGCGATACTGCAAATAATTCTGTTGCGTGAACACAATCGTATCGCGGATGTATTGTCCAGACTCAATCCGATCTGGGACGATGAAACCGTTTACCAAGAGGCGCGTCGTATTCACATTGCTGAAATACaacatataaattactatGAATATCTACCCATTTTTCTCG GTTACGAAAATATGGTGAAAAATAAACTGATCTATCCCGGAGCGACGAGTTACATCAATGATTATGATCCCCTCGTCAATCCGACAATACTCGATGAACACGCCACAGCGGCGTTTAGACATTTTCATACACTAATTCGAGGATATTTACA AATGATCAGCGAGAATCGTAAGTTGGTAGGTGCAGTTCGTTTAAGCGACTGGTTCAATAGACCGATACTGATTGAAGCTAAAGACGTATTCGATGACTTGACTAGAGGTCTCACAGCTCAGCCGCAAGAATACAGTGATCAGTTCTGGGATAGTGAAATAACGCAGTATTTCTTCAG acgCAATAAAACATATGGTGAAGATTTAAGAGCTGCGGATATTCAACGAGGTCGCGACCACGGCTTAGGAAACTACATATCCGCCCGCGCCGCCTGCAACCTTCCTGTACCAAACACATTTGAGGATATGTTAGACTTCATTTCCCGAGAG AATGTGGAAATACTCCGTGATCTGTACGAGACGCCAGACGACGTCGAGTTGGTGGTTGCTGGATCTTTGGAGCGCAACATTCCCAACTTACAGACTGGCCCCACCTTTCTGTGTATCCTCACGGAGCAGTTCTATCGCACGCGAGTCGGTGATCGATACTTCTATGAAAACGGCAAAGACCCTGAAACTGCTTTTACACCaa GTCAACTTGAATCAATTCGACGTGGGTCTTCAATGGCGAGGCTACTCTGTGACAACGCTGATAATATTCAATCGATGCAGCCGAGGGCTTTTCAACAAATATCAAACTC GAACAATTTAGTACCATGTGCTGATTTACCCACTATCGACTTATCATTATGGCAAGAAACTCATGCATCATCCCATCACTTCAGTACGTTATggtaa